GCTCCCGCGGCCCCGAGTGGGACCTCGACCAGACCAGCCACTTCCTGCTGGTCGCCGCCACCCTGCTCGACCTCAAGGCGGCCCGGCTGCTGCCCACCGGCGAGGTCGAGGACGAGGAGGACCTGGCACTCCTGGAGGCCAGGGACCTGCTGTTCGCCCGGCTGCTGCAGTACAAGGCCTACAAAGAGGTGGCCAAGGTCTTCGCCGGGCGGATGGCCGAGGAGGCGCTGCGCTACCCCCGTACGGCGCCGATGGAGGAGCAGTTCGCCAACCTCCTGCCCGAGCTCATCCTCGGCATCGGCCCCGAGCAGCTCGCCCGCATCGCCGCCAGGGCCTTCACCCCCAAGCTGCCGCCCACCGTCAACCTGGGGCACGTCTACCAGCCGCTGGCCAGCGTCAAGGAGCAGGCGGCGATCCTCGTCATGCACCTGCGCCGGCTCCGCCGCGCCACCTTCCGCGCGCTCGTGGCCGACTGCGACGGCACCTTCGAGGTCATCGCGCGGTTCCTGGCCGTGCTGGAGCTCTTCCGGGAGTCGGCGGTGACGTTCGAGCAGGTGGAGCCGCTGGGGGATCTGCATGTGACGTGGACGGGGGCTGACGAGGGGGATGTGGCGGTGGGCGACGACTACGAGGAACCCGCGGAGAGACCAACCGATGACTGACGACAACCCGTTGCCCAATCCTCGCCGTTCGCCGGATTCGGAGCCGCCGTTGCCTGCCTGGATGACTCTTCCCGGGTCGTTGGCGCAGCCTGGGGCGCCTGAGGTGGAGGGTGAGGATGGGGAGGTGGGGGGTGAGGGCACTGAGGCGGGCCCGGCCCCCGAGGTCGAGCCCGCCGGTGACAGCGCCCGTGCAAGTGCCCGTGAGGGCGCCGGTGACAGCGCCGGTGACGGTGGTGAGAGTGCCCGTGACGGCGCCGGTGGCGGTGACAGCGGCGCGGGTCGGCTTGACGCGGAGTTCGACGGCGCCGGGTCGGCGAGCCGTGGTGCGGCGGTGCTCGGCGCGGTGCGCGCGCCCGAGCAGGCGGCTGAGGCGGATGCGGAGCGGGACGACGCGTCCCTTGAGGCGGATGCGAGCCGTGAGGATGCGTCGTGGGTGGCAAGTGCCGGCTCTGAGGATGCGTCGCAGGGGGCGGATGCGCAGAGCGCCGGCGAGCGTGCCGGTGAGGGCGCGGGTGGGCCTGGCGCGGGGTTCGACGGTGCCGGGTCGGCGAGCGGCGGTGCGGTGGTGCTCGGCGCGGTGCCCGCGTCCGAGAAGGCCGCTGAGGAGGCGCAGGAGCAGGGGGCCGACGAGCCCGTTGGGCTCGGAAGTGGCGAAGGCCCGGCACTGGAGGCCGCCCTGGAGGCTATCCTGCTGGTGGTGGACGAGCCGGTCGCCGAGGTGACCCTCGCCCAGGTGCTGGAGCGGCCCACGCACGAGGTGACCACCGCACTGCGCGCCCTGTCGGCGGAATATACCGCCGCCGGCCGGGGTTTTGACCTGAGACAAGTCGCGGGCGGCTGGCGGTTCTACACGCGGGCCGACTGCGCGCCGCTGGTCGAGCGGTTCGTACGCGACGGCCAGCAGACGCGGCTGACCCAGGCCGCGCTGGAGACACTGGCGGTCGTGGCCTACCGGCAGCCGGTGAGCCGTGCCCGCGTCGCCGCGGTGCGCGGCGTCAACAGCGACGGCGTCATGCGGACACTCGTCGCCAGGGGGCTGGTCGAGGAGGCCGGCACCGACCCGGAGAGCCAGGCAGTGCTCTACCGGACAAGCTCATACTTCCTTGAACGTCTGGGACTGCGGGATCTGAGCGAGCTCCCCGAGCTCGCGCCCTTCCTCCCCGACGACGTGGAGAATCTCGAGGAGACAACAAAGTGATCAACAGGCGTAGCACCCCGTCCGGTGATGGACGCGGTCGTGGACGTACCGGCGGCTCGGGCCGCGGCGGGCGTCCCGCCTTCCGCTCCGACGACACCCGGGGCGGTGCCCGCGGCGGCTTCCGCCGCGACGACGACGATTCCCGCGGCACCGGCGGCGGCCCGCGCCGCGACGGTGGTTTCCGCGACGGTGGCTTCCGTGACGGTGGCTTCCGTGACGGTGGTTTCCGTGACAGCTCCTCGCGCGACTCCCTGCGCGCCGACCGGGGCGGCGTCCGCGCCCGGTACGGAGGCAGGCGCGACGGCGAGAACGACGGCCGTTCCTCCCGCGACGAGCGGTTCGCCGGCCGTGAGGGCCGTTCCACCGGTCGTGGCGACCGGTCTGACGACCGCAGCACCCGCTTCGGAGACCGTGGTGACCGTGGCACCCGCTCCGTGGACCGTGGCGAGCGTGGCGCCGGTTTCGGCGACCGTGGCGAGCGTAACGACCGCTTCGGCGAGCGCGGTGACCGCTTCGGCGGCCGTGGCGACCGGTTCGGTGGCAGCGGCGACCGCGGGGGCCGCTTCGGCGGTGGCGGTGACCGTGAGGACCGCTTCGGCGCCCGTAGTGGGCGTCCCGCTCGTGACGACCGCTTTGGCGGTCGCGGCGACCGTCCGGCTCGTGACGACCGTTTCGGTGGCCGGAGCGACCGTCCGGCTCGTGACGACCGTTTCGGTGGTCGGAGCGACCGTCCCGCTCGCGACGACCGTTACGGCCGCGGCGAGCGTCACGAGCGCCCCGCCCGCGCCGAGGACCGGGGCGGCTACCGTCCCCAGACCCGTGACGACTACCGCGACGGCGGGCGCGACGACCGGGCCGGTGGTTTCCGGGCCGGGCGGAGCGGCCGCAGGGAGGACGCCGCCCCCAGGGCGGCGAGCTCGACCCGCTCCCGCTACGGCAAGCGCGACGGCGACGCCAGGCAGCCGGGAGCAGGCGGCGACCGCCGCACCTCCCGGGCGCCGCGCCGCGACGACGTGCAGACCATCGGGGGCGGCGCCAGGCGCGGCGGCACCGGCTCGCAGGGTTACAGCAGCCCGCAGCACAGCAGGGTGAAGGCCGCGCGGCAGCCCATCCGCGACCGCGACCTCTTCCCCGAGGGCTACACCGACGAGCGCGACACCACCGAGGTCCCCGGCGGCGTCCGGCTGCAGAAGGTGCTCGCCCAGGCGGGCGTGGCCAGCCGCAGGGCCTGCGAGGAGATGATCGGCGAGGGCCGCGTCACCGTGAACGGCCAGGTCGTGCGCCGGTTCGGGGCCAAGGTCGACCCCGCGACGCAGATCATCCACGTGGACGGCAAGCGCATCCCGACGGCGCCCGACCTCGTCTACTACGCGCTGAACAAGCCCATCGGCGTCGTCTCCACGATGGACGACCCGCAGGGCCGCCCGTGCCTGGCCGACTACGTCGAGGAGCTGGCGCCCCGGCTGTTCCACGTGGGCAGGCTCGACACCGAGACCGAGGGCCTGCTGCTGCTCACCAACGACGGCGAGCTGGCCAACAGGCTGACGCACCCCAGCTACGGCGTGCAGAAGAAGTACTGGGCCAAGGTGCCGGGGCCGATCCCGCGTGACCTGGGCCGCAGGCTCAAGCAGGGCATCGAGCTGGAGGACGGCATCGTCAAGGCCGACTCGTTCTCGATCGTGCAGGAGCACGGTCAGCAGGCGCTGGTGGAGGTCGTGCTGCACGAGGGCCGCAAGCACGTCGTGCGGCGGATGCTGGAGGAGGCCGGTCACCGCGTGATCGACCTGGCCAGGATCGAGTTCGGGCCGGTGAAGCTGGGCAGGACCAAGCCCGGCACCGTCAGGGCGCTGACCTTGAAGGAAGTCGGCGAGCTGTACGCGGCCGTGAAGCTGTAATCTGGCCGGACGAAGGAGCCCGTGCGTACCTCCGCACGGGCTTCGCGGTTATGGGGAAGGGGACCAACCACATGGTGCGGGCGATCCGTGGGGCGATCCAGGTGGACGCCAACGACCGCGACTCGGTCATCTCCGGGACGACCGAGCTGGTCAACGCGATCATGGGGCGCAACAACCTGACCCCGGACGACGTGATCAGCGTGTTGTTCACGGCCACGCCCGACCTGACGGCGGAGTTCCCGGCGCTCGCGGCCCGCAAGCTGGGTTTCCACGAGGTGCCGCTGATCTGCTGCACCGAGATCGACGTGCCGGGCGCGCTGCCGCGCGTCGTGCGGCTCATGGCGCACGTGGAGACCGACCGCCCGCGTTCGGAGATCCAGCACGTCTATCTGCGCGGTGCGGTGGCGCTGCGCCAGGACATCGCCCAGTAGCCGCCACCCGGAGCGTCCCCGTCAAGCGCGCGGCAAGCCGGCCGCGCGACACTACCAGCCCGTCGGCCCGACAACTCAGGACATCGAGATGGAACTTCGTACCGTGCTCGTCGTCGGCACCGGTCTCATCGGCACCTCCGCGGCGCTGGCGCTGCGCAAGCGCGGGGTGCGGGTGCTGCTCGCCGACCGCGAGCAGGGCGCCGTGCGGCTGGCACGGGAGCTCGGCGCCGGCGAGGAGTGGCAGCCCATGAAGGGCGAGCAGCCGGCCGAGCGGGTGGACCTGGCGATCATCGCGGTGCCGCCGGCCCACGTGGCGACCGAGCTGCTGGCGCTGCAGCGCCTCGACGCGGCCCGCTTCTACACCGACGTCGCCAGCGTCAAGGCCGAGCCCATCCACCGGGCCGCGCAGCTCGGCTGCGACCTGGCCAGCTACGTCGCCTCCCATCCGCTGGCCGGCCGCGAGAAGTCGGGGCCGGGCGCGGCCAGGGACGACCTGTTCCTCGGCCGTCCGTGGGCGCTGTGCCCGACGGAGGAGGCCGATCCCGAGGCGAAGGCGGCGGTGCTGCGGCTGATCGAGCTGTGCGGCGCCAACGCCGTCGAGGTGAGCGCGATCGACCACGACCGGGCGGTCGCCGTGGTGTCCCACGCGCCGCACGTGGCTGCCTCCGCCGTGGCAGCCCGCCTGGCCGACGCCACCGACGTCGCGCTGGGGCTGGCCGGGCAGGGCGTGCGCGACGTGACGCGGATCGCGGGCAGCGACCCGGGGCTGTGGCTGGGCATCCTGTCGGGCAACGCCTCGCCGGTCGCCGAGGTGCTGGAGGCCGTGGCCAACGACCTGGCCGAGGCGGCAGGCGCGCTGCGTGCCCTGGCCGACGGCGACGGCACCGCCACCAACGAGATCACCCAGCTGCTCAAGCGCGGCGTGGTCGGCCACGACCGCATCCCGGGCAAGCACGGCGGCCCCGCCTCCTCCTACGCCGTCGTCCAGGTCGTCATCGGCGACCGGCCCGGCCAGCTCGCCCGGCTGTTCCAGGCGTGCGACGAGGTCGGCGTCAACGTCGAGGACGTGCGCCTGGAGCACGCCCCCGGCCTGCCCCTGGGCATCGCCGAGCTGTCGGTGGAGCCCGACGCGGCCACCGCGCTCACCGAGGCCCTGCACGAGCGCGGCTGGCAGGTTCCCTAGGAGCTTCCGCGTGCAGATGTCACATCCGCGCCTCCTCGATCCGTCTGCAAGCACGAATCGAGGAGGCAACGAAGATGACCGACATCCTGGTACTCGGCGGAGGCTACACCGGCGTCACGGCGGCCATCAGGCTCGCGCGCAAGGCCCGCTCCACGGGCGCGCGCGTCACGCTGGTGAACGCCTCCCCCAGGTTCACCGAGCGGCTGCGCCTGCACCAGACGGCGGCGGGCGAGCGGCTGGCCGATCACGCGCTGAGCGACGTGCTGGCGGGCAGCGGCGTCGAGCTGGTGGTGGGCCGGGTGGCCGCGATCGACCCTGAGCTGCGGCAGGTCCGGCTCCACAGCGACGCCCCGGAGCGGCCCGCGCTGGACGGCGACGCCGCTCCTCACGGCGACGCCGCTGAGCCCCCCGTGCTCCGCTACGACAAGCTGATCTACGCCCTCGGCACCGTCACCGACGCGACCGTCCCCGGCGTCGCCGAGCACGCCCACGTCTTCGACGACTACACGGCCACCGTCCGCCTGTCACGGCGGCTGGACACGCTCACCCGCGGCACGGTCGTCGTGGCAGGCGGCGGCCTGACCGGCGTCGAGGCGGTCACCGAGCTGGCCGAGGCCCGCCCGCACCTGCGCGTCGTCCTGCTGACCAGGGGACGCCCCGGGTCGATGATGGGCCAGGCCGCCCGCGCGTACCTGGACAGGGCGCTGGAGCGGCTCGGCGTCGAGGTGCGCTCCGGCGTGAGCATCACCAAGGTGCTGCCCGACGGCGTCGAGCTGGGCGACGGCGAGCTGATCCACTCCGACGCCACGATCTGGACCACCGGCACCCGGGCGCTGCCGCTGGCCGCCGAGGCGGGGCTGAGCGTGGACGCGCGCGGCCGGATCGTGGTGGACGAGGTGCTGCGCTCGGTCTCCCACCCCGACGTGTACGCGGTCGGCGACGCCGCCGCCATCACCCAGAAGTTCGGCGTCATGCACGGCACCTGCCAGGGCGGCATCCCCACGGGCCTGGGCGCGGCCGACTCGCTGGCCGCCACGCTGCGCGGCAGGACGCCCCCGCCGT
The nucleotide sequence above comes from Nonomuraea gerenzanensis. Encoded proteins:
- a CDS encoding pseudouridine synthase, producing MINRRSTPSGDGRGRGRTGGSGRGGRPAFRSDDTRGGARGGFRRDDDDSRGTGGGPRRDGGFRDGGFRDGGFRDGGFRDSSSRDSLRADRGGVRARYGGRRDGENDGRSSRDERFAGREGRSTGRGDRSDDRSTRFGDRGDRGTRSVDRGERGAGFGDRGERNDRFGERGDRFGGRGDRFGGSGDRGGRFGGGGDREDRFGARSGRPARDDRFGGRGDRPARDDRFGGRSDRPARDDRFGGRSDRPARDDRYGRGERHERPARAEDRGGYRPQTRDDYRDGGRDDRAGGFRAGRSGRREDAAPRAASSTRSRYGKRDGDARQPGAGGDRRTSRAPRRDDVQTIGGGARRGGTGSQGYSSPQHSRVKAARQPIRDRDLFPEGYTDERDTTEVPGGVRLQKVLAQAGVASRRACEEMIGEGRVTVNGQVVRRFGAKVDPATQIIHVDGKRIPTAPDLVYYALNKPIGVVSTMDDPQGRPCLADYVEELAPRLFHVGRLDTETEGLLLLTNDGELANRLTHPSYGVQKKYWAKVPGPIPRDLGRRLKQGIELEDGIVKADSFSIVQEHGQQALVEVVLHEGRKHVVRRMLEEAGHRVIDLARIEFGPVKLGRTKPGTVRALTLKEVGELYAAVKL
- a CDS encoding prephenate dehydrogenase, with protein sequence MELRTVLVVGTGLIGTSAALALRKRGVRVLLADREQGAVRLARELGAGEEWQPMKGEQPAERVDLAIIAVPPAHVATELLALQRLDAARFYTDVASVKAEPIHRAAQLGCDLASYVASHPLAGREKSGPGAARDDLFLGRPWALCPTEEADPEAKAAVLRLIELCGANAVEVSAIDHDRAVAVVSHAPHVAASAVAARLADATDVALGLAGQGVRDVTRIAGSDPGLWLGILSGNASPVAEVLEAVANDLAEAAGALRALADGDGTATNEITQLLKRGVVGHDRIPGKHGGPASSYAVVQVVIGDRPGQLARLFQACDEVGVNVEDVRLEHAPGLPLGIAELSVEPDAATALTEALHERGWQVP
- a CDS encoding segregation and condensation protein A, with amino-acid sequence MTTEQQPPPQGFQVHLDVFEGPFDLLLGLIAKHKLDITEVSLSKVTDEFIAYIRSRGPEWDLDQTSHFLLVAATLLDLKAARLLPTGEVEDEEDLALLEARDLLFARLLQYKAYKEVAKVFAGRMAEEALRYPRTAPMEEQFANLLPELILGIGPEQLARIAARAFTPKLPPTVNLGHVYQPLASVKEQAAILVMHLRRLRRATFRALVADCDGTFEVIARFLAVLELFRESAVTFEQVEPLGDLHVTWTGADEGDVAVGDDYEEPAERPTDD
- a CDS encoding NAD(P)/FAD-dependent oxidoreductase, which codes for MTDILVLGGGYTGVTAAIRLARKARSTGARVTLVNASPRFTERLRLHQTAAGERLADHALSDVLAGSGVELVVGRVAAIDPELRQVRLHSDAPERPALDGDAAPHGDAAEPPVLRYDKLIYALGTVTDATVPGVAEHAHVFDDYTATVRLSRRLDTLTRGTVVVAGGGLTGVEAVTELAEARPHLRVVLLTRGRPGSMMGQAARAYLDRALERLGVEVRSGVSITKVLPDGVELGDGELIHSDATIWTTGTRALPLAAEAGLSVDARGRIVVDEVLRSVSHPDVYAVGDAAAITQKFGVMHGTCQGGIPTGLGAADSLAATLRGRTPPPFRFGYVHQPVSLGRKDAVIQFTRPDDSPRRGYLTGRAAIAYKETVSSSPITLWKLLKRGLVPVRVFGLTAGRA
- the scpB gene encoding SMC-Scp complex subunit ScpB → MEAALEAILLVVDEPVAEVTLAQVLERPTHEVTTALRALSAEYTAAGRGFDLRQVAGGWRFYTRADCAPLVERFVRDGQQTRLTQAALETLAVVAYRQPVSRARVAAVRGVNSDGVMRTLVARGLVEEAGTDPESQAVLYRTSSYFLERLGLRDLSELPELAPFLPDDVENLEETTK
- the aroH gene encoding chorismate mutase: MVRAIRGAIQVDANDRDSVISGTTELVNAIMGRNNLTPDDVISVLFTATPDLTAEFPALAARKLGFHEVPLICCTEIDVPGALPRVVRLMAHVETDRPRSEIQHVYLRGAVALRQDIAQ